The proteins below are encoded in one region of Scophthalmus maximus strain ysfricsl-2021 chromosome 4, ASM2237912v1, whole genome shotgun sequence:
- the gpatch1 gene encoding G patch domain-containing protein 1 isoform X1: MASDSDGDEDFVSYGTPLEPLEEDEPRKKPVPLHEQTVKDEKGRFQRFHGAFTGGFSAGYYNTVGSKEGWAPATFVSSRQQKAEKQLARPEDFMDDEDLGEHGIAPAQITTSQEFSSSRRDEAREKARAVNAQAALIPGDTLLEELIAPARSSIGVELLRKMGWKEGQGVGPRVKRKARRQQTGVGARVYSSTMPPAGSEDSEDDDDDDDFAPEDVTFAPKDVTPVDFSPRSGVRGLGYRGLDPGMALLGRAAPEHIDLFKPQSETRSRLFGAAQRGSRRGGGVAGQAFGVGALEDEDEDVYHKDSMSRYDTELGGEEPGDGLYGWTAPQQYTKRRDKSKDASYLGKILEGFTLTQRAGEEKTIFPPPTLPRDYRPVHRFHLTSVSVSRLSGVSPALAEALRTSRGHMVKEDPQQGGRHQLDSGQRRALLGEDVLQGPSSVMELLKPEDRDRLLNLRNSSNATDSRHATSSGGSTAGSTAGTMAGSMAENAARSSAVSLAVTSAVAMARSMAGSMAGSSSVSSALSGAASSSGLHQQQQEALASWRGVQSSTQSFKPFEKNPSKQARYELYLDHLRQGDRDAVEQSLDSGMTEWERSREREEFVRASILYRPSSSSLTARFTSAKHDEDDGDTVEVSRDQEGDVDDKQAAVKMKMFGKLTRETFEWHPDKLLCKRFNVPDPFPGSGLVGMPKVKRDKFSVFNFLTVTESRETTAPPKPPETGKRSRWDISDQKKKIKEEEEGDASLPACSSSEQQTADGTKSVDQKSSDKKSNGDEEEEEDEEESRPPMDLFKAIFASSSDEKSSSSEGESEEEEKTKEDEGKVEPQALNLFNISSSVTSSSTSVTVSTCANQQTVKAPVSSRTSSQEEFGPKLPPPSAALGECSTSRPPPSEERPDNKRSREKKHKNKKQHKHKKDKKKKKHKKHKHKAKQQKKSKTEASDSSEDEEDGHVSTEELLKRLKSVQSRETW; the protein is encoded by the exons ATGGCGTCGGACAGCGACGGCGACGAGGACTTCGTGTCTTACGGGACTCCTCTGGAGCCTCTGGAGGAAG ACGAGCCGAGGAAGAAGCCCGTCCCGCTCCACGAGCAGACGGTGAAAGATGAGAAGGGACGATTCCAGAGGTTCCACGGAGCGTTCACCGGAGGATTCTCAGCCGGTTACTACAACACGGTCGGCTCCAAAGAAG gCTGGGCGCCGGCGACCTTTGTGTCGTCGCGGCAACAGAAAGCGGAGAAACAACTCGCCAGGCCCGAGGACTTTATGGACGATGAG GACCTTGGCGAGCACGGCATCGCTCCCGCTCAGATCACCACCAGTCAGGAGTTCTCGTCCAGCCGCCGCGACGAGGCCCGAGAGAAGGCGAGAGCTGTCAACGCTCAGGCCGCTTTGATCCCCGGAGACactctgctggaggagctgatcGCACCCGCCAG GTCGTCCATCGGGGTGGAGCTGCTGAGGAAGATGGGGTGGAAGGAGGGTCAGGGCGTCGGGCCGCGCGTGAAGAGGAAAGCTCGTCGACAGCAGACGG gTGTTGGAGCCAGAGTTTACAGCTCTACGATGCCCCCCGCTGGTTCGGAGGACTCAGAG gacgacgacgacgacgacgactttGCCCCAGAGGACGTGACCTTCGCCCCGAAGGACGTGACCCCTGTGGACTTCAGTCCCAGGTCTGGAGTTCGTGGTCTGGGTTATCGCGGTCTGGACCCAGGCATGGCGCTGCTGGGCCGAGCGGCGCCCGAACACATCGACCTGTTCAAGCCTCAGTCCGAGACGAGGAGTCGTCTCTTCGGAGCCGCTCAGCGGGGCTCGCGCAGAGGAGGCGGAGTCGCTGGACAG gCGTTCGGTGTGGGCGCcctggaggacgaggacgaggacgttTACCACAAAGACTCCATGTCCCGGTACGACACGGAGCTCGGAGGAGAGGAGCCCGGAGACGGACTGTACGGCTGGACGGCTCCGCAGCAGTACACCAAGAGAAGAG ACAAAAGCAAAGACGCGTCATACCTCGGTAAGATCCTGGAGGGATTCACTCTGACCCAAAGAGCAGGCGAGGAGAAAACG ATCTTCCCTCCCCCGACGCTACCCCGCGACTACAGACCGGTCCATCGTTTCCATCTGACGTCCGTCAGTGTCTCTCGTCTGTCCGGGGTCAGTCCCGCTCTGGCCGAGGCCCTGAGGACGTCCAGGGGCCACATGGTCAAAGAGGATCCCCAACAAGGGGGACGGCACCAGCTGGACTCGGGCCAGAGGAGGGCGCTGCTGGGAGAGGACGTCCTGCAAG GTCCCAGTTCAgtgatggagctgctgaagcCTGAAGACCGGGATCGACTCCTCAACCTCCGCAACTCCTCCAACGCCACAGACTCACGCCACGCCACGAGCTCCGGTGGGTCGACGGCGGGATCGACTGCAGGGACCATGGCGGGGTCGATGGCGGAGAACGCGGCGAGGTCTTCAGCGGTGTCGTTGGCGGTGACGTCAGCGGTGGCGATGGCGAGGTCGATGGCGGGATCGATGGCGGGGTCTTCGTCGGTGTCGTCAGCTCTGAGCggcgccgcctcctcctccggcctccatcagcagcagcaggaggctctGGCGTCGTGGCGAGGCGTCCAGTCGTCCACACAGAGCTTCAAACCGTTTGAGAAGAACCCCAGCAAACAGGCTCGATACGAACTCTACCTGGACCACCTGcgacagggagacagag ACGCCGTGGAGCAGAGTCTGGACTCGGGGATGACGGAGTGGGAGCGCAGCAGGGAGCGGGAGGAGTTCGTCCGAGCCTCCATCTTGTacagaccctcctcctcctcgctcacCGCTCGCTTCACCAGCGCCAAACACGACGAGGACGACGGCGACACGGTGGAGGTCAGCCGCGACCAGGAG GGCGACGTGGACGACAAACAGGCCGCCGTCAAGATGAAGATGTTTGGAAAACTGACCCGAGAAACGTTCGAGTGGCATCCGGACAAGCTGCTCTGCAAGAGGTTCAACGTGCCCGACCCGTTCCCCGG CTCGGGTCTGGTGGGTATGCCGAAGGTGAAGAGAGACAAGTTTTCCGTCTTCAACTTCCTGACGGTGAcggagagcagagagacgacAG cTCCTCCGAAGCCTCCAGAGACCGGGAAGAGGTCGAGGTGGGACATCTCggaccagaagaagaagatcaaggaggaagaggagggcgacGCCTCTTTAcctgcctgcagcagcagcgagcagCAGACTGCCGACGGGACGAAG TCGGTGGATCAGAAGAGCTCGGACAAGAAGAGCAACGgcgacgaagaggaggaagaggatgaagaggagagcagGCCTCCGATGGATCTGTTCAAAGCCATCTTCGCCAGCTCCTCTGACGAGAAGTCGTCTTCAtcggagggagagagtgaagaggaggagaagacgaaggaggatgaggggaaagTGGAGCCTCAGGCTCTGAACCTCTTCAACATCTCCTCTTCCGtcacgtcctcctccacctcagttACCGTCTCCACCTGCGCCAACCAGCAGACAG TGAAAGCGCCGGTTTCGAGTCGGACGTCGTCTCAGGAGGAGTTTGGTCCGAAGCTGCCGcctccttcagctgctctcggtgagt GCTCCacctcccgccccccccccagtgagGAGAGACCCGACaacaagaggagcagagagaaaaaacacaagaacaagaagcagcacaaacacaagaaggacaagaag aagaagaaacacaagaagcacaaacacaaagcgaagcagcagaagaagagtaAGACGGAGGCGTCGGACAgcagcgaggacgaggaggacggacaCGTGTCCACAGAGGAGCTGCtcaagag aCTGAAGAGCGTCCAGTCACGTGAGACCTGGTGA
- the gpatch1 gene encoding G patch domain-containing protein 1 isoform X4: MASDSDGDEDFVSYGTPLEPLEEDEPRKKPVPLHEQTVKDEKGRFQRFHGAFTGGFSAGYYNTVGSKEGWAPATFVSSRQQKAEKQLARPEDFMDDEDLGEHGIAPAQITTSQEFSSSRRDEAREKARAVNAQAALIPGDTLLEELIAPARSSIGVELLRKMGWKEGQGVGPRVKRKARRQQTGVGARVYSSTMPPAGSEDSEDDDDDDDFAPEDVTFAPKDVTPVDFSPRSGVRGLGYRGLDPGMALLGRAAPEHIDLFKPQSETRSRLFGAAQRGSRRGGGVAGQAFGVGALEDEDEDVYHKDSMSRYDTELGGEEPGDGLYGWTAPQQYTKRRDKSKDASYLGKILEGFTLTQRAGEEKTIFPPPTLPRDYRPVHRFHLTSVSVSRLSGVSPALAEALRTSRGHMVKEDPQQGGRHQLDSGQRRALLGEDVLQGPSSVMELLKPEDRDRLLNLRNSSNATDSRHATSSGGSTAGSTAGTMAGSMAENAARSSAVSLAVTSAVAMARSMAGSMAGSSSVSSALSGAASSSGLHQQQQEALASWRGVQSSTQSFKPFEKNPSKQARYELYLDHLRQGDRDAVEQSLDSGMTEWERSREREEFVRASILYRPSSSSLTARFTSAKHDEDDGDTVEGDVDDKQAAVKMKMFGKLTRETFEWHPDKLLCKRFNVPDPFPGSGLVGMPKVKRDKFSVFNFLTVTESRETTAPPKPPETGKRSRWDISDQKKKIKEEEEGDASLPACSSSEQQTADGTKSVDQKSSDKKSNGDEEEEEDEEESRPPMDLFKAIFASSSDEKSSSSEGESEEEEKTKEDEGKVEPQALNLFNISSSVTSSSTSVTVSTCANQQTVKAPVSSRTSSQEEFGPKLPPPSAALGECSTSRPPPSEERPDNKRSREKKHKNKKQHKHKKDKKKKKHKKHKHKAKQQKKSKTEASDSSEDEEDGHVSTEELLKRLKSVQSRETW, translated from the exons ATGGCGTCGGACAGCGACGGCGACGAGGACTTCGTGTCTTACGGGACTCCTCTGGAGCCTCTGGAGGAAG ACGAGCCGAGGAAGAAGCCCGTCCCGCTCCACGAGCAGACGGTGAAAGATGAGAAGGGACGATTCCAGAGGTTCCACGGAGCGTTCACCGGAGGATTCTCAGCCGGTTACTACAACACGGTCGGCTCCAAAGAAG gCTGGGCGCCGGCGACCTTTGTGTCGTCGCGGCAACAGAAAGCGGAGAAACAACTCGCCAGGCCCGAGGACTTTATGGACGATGAG GACCTTGGCGAGCACGGCATCGCTCCCGCTCAGATCACCACCAGTCAGGAGTTCTCGTCCAGCCGCCGCGACGAGGCCCGAGAGAAGGCGAGAGCTGTCAACGCTCAGGCCGCTTTGATCCCCGGAGACactctgctggaggagctgatcGCACCCGCCAG GTCGTCCATCGGGGTGGAGCTGCTGAGGAAGATGGGGTGGAAGGAGGGTCAGGGCGTCGGGCCGCGCGTGAAGAGGAAAGCTCGTCGACAGCAGACGG gTGTTGGAGCCAGAGTTTACAGCTCTACGATGCCCCCCGCTGGTTCGGAGGACTCAGAG gacgacgacgacgacgacgactttGCCCCAGAGGACGTGACCTTCGCCCCGAAGGACGTGACCCCTGTGGACTTCAGTCCCAGGTCTGGAGTTCGTGGTCTGGGTTATCGCGGTCTGGACCCAGGCATGGCGCTGCTGGGCCGAGCGGCGCCCGAACACATCGACCTGTTCAAGCCTCAGTCCGAGACGAGGAGTCGTCTCTTCGGAGCCGCTCAGCGGGGCTCGCGCAGAGGAGGCGGAGTCGCTGGACAG gCGTTCGGTGTGGGCGCcctggaggacgaggacgaggacgttTACCACAAAGACTCCATGTCCCGGTACGACACGGAGCTCGGAGGAGAGGAGCCCGGAGACGGACTGTACGGCTGGACGGCTCCGCAGCAGTACACCAAGAGAAGAG ACAAAAGCAAAGACGCGTCATACCTCGGTAAGATCCTGGAGGGATTCACTCTGACCCAAAGAGCAGGCGAGGAGAAAACG ATCTTCCCTCCCCCGACGCTACCCCGCGACTACAGACCGGTCCATCGTTTCCATCTGACGTCCGTCAGTGTCTCTCGTCTGTCCGGGGTCAGTCCCGCTCTGGCCGAGGCCCTGAGGACGTCCAGGGGCCACATGGTCAAAGAGGATCCCCAACAAGGGGGACGGCACCAGCTGGACTCGGGCCAGAGGAGGGCGCTGCTGGGAGAGGACGTCCTGCAAG GTCCCAGTTCAgtgatggagctgctgaagcCTGAAGACCGGGATCGACTCCTCAACCTCCGCAACTCCTCCAACGCCACAGACTCACGCCACGCCACGAGCTCCGGTGGGTCGACGGCGGGATCGACTGCAGGGACCATGGCGGGGTCGATGGCGGAGAACGCGGCGAGGTCTTCAGCGGTGTCGTTGGCGGTGACGTCAGCGGTGGCGATGGCGAGGTCGATGGCGGGATCGATGGCGGGGTCTTCGTCGGTGTCGTCAGCTCTGAGCggcgccgcctcctcctccggcctccatcagcagcagcaggaggctctGGCGTCGTGGCGAGGCGTCCAGTCGTCCACACAGAGCTTCAAACCGTTTGAGAAGAACCCCAGCAAACAGGCTCGATACGAACTCTACCTGGACCACCTGcgacagggagacagag ACGCCGTGGAGCAGAGTCTGGACTCGGGGATGACGGAGTGGGAGCGCAGCAGGGAGCGGGAGGAGTTCGTCCGAGCCTCCATCTTGTacagaccctcctcctcctcgctcacCGCTCGCTTCACCAGCGCCAAACACGACGAGGACGACGGCGACACGGTGGAG GGCGACGTGGACGACAAACAGGCCGCCGTCAAGATGAAGATGTTTGGAAAACTGACCCGAGAAACGTTCGAGTGGCATCCGGACAAGCTGCTCTGCAAGAGGTTCAACGTGCCCGACCCGTTCCCCGG CTCGGGTCTGGTGGGTATGCCGAAGGTGAAGAGAGACAAGTTTTCCGTCTTCAACTTCCTGACGGTGAcggagagcagagagacgacAG cTCCTCCGAAGCCTCCAGAGACCGGGAAGAGGTCGAGGTGGGACATCTCggaccagaagaagaagatcaaggaggaagaggagggcgacGCCTCTTTAcctgcctgcagcagcagcgagcagCAGACTGCCGACGGGACGAAG TCGGTGGATCAGAAGAGCTCGGACAAGAAGAGCAACGgcgacgaagaggaggaagaggatgaagaggagagcagGCCTCCGATGGATCTGTTCAAAGCCATCTTCGCCAGCTCCTCTGACGAGAAGTCGTCTTCAtcggagggagagagtgaagaggaggagaagacgaaggaggatgaggggaaagTGGAGCCTCAGGCTCTGAACCTCTTCAACATCTCCTCTTCCGtcacgtcctcctccacctcagttACCGTCTCCACCTGCGCCAACCAGCAGACAG TGAAAGCGCCGGTTTCGAGTCGGACGTCGTCTCAGGAGGAGTTTGGTCCGAAGCTGCCGcctccttcagctgctctcggtgagt GCTCCacctcccgccccccccccagtgagGAGAGACCCGACaacaagaggagcagagagaaaaaacacaagaacaagaagcagcacaaacacaagaaggacaagaag aagaagaaacacaagaagcacaaacacaaagcgaagcagcagaagaagagtaAGACGGAGGCGTCGGACAgcagcgaggacgaggaggacggacaCGTGTCCACAGAGGAGCTGCtcaagag aCTGAAGAGCGTCCAGTCACGTGAGACCTGGTGA
- the gpatch1 gene encoding G patch domain-containing protein 1 isoform X2, which produces MASDSDGDEDFVSYGTPLEPLEEDEPRKKPVPLHEQTVKDEKGRFQRFHGAFTGGFSAGYYNTVGSKEGWAPATFVSSRQQKAEKQLARPEDFMDDEDLGEHGIAPAQITTSQEFSSSRRDEAREKARAVNAQAALIPGDTLLEELIAPARSSIGVELLRKMGWKEGQGVGPRVKRKARRQQTGVGARVYSSTMPPAGSEDSEDDDDDDFAPEDVTFAPKDVTPVDFSPRSGVRGLGYRGLDPGMALLGRAAPEHIDLFKPQSETRSRLFGAAQRGSRRGGGVAGQAFGVGALEDEDEDVYHKDSMSRYDTELGGEEPGDGLYGWTAPQQYTKRRDKSKDASYLGKILEGFTLTQRAGEEKTIFPPPTLPRDYRPVHRFHLTSVSVSRLSGVSPALAEALRTSRGHMVKEDPQQGGRHQLDSGQRRALLGEDVLQGPSSVMELLKPEDRDRLLNLRNSSNATDSRHATSSGGSTAGSTAGTMAGSMAENAARSSAVSLAVTSAVAMARSMAGSMAGSSSVSSALSGAASSSGLHQQQQEALASWRGVQSSTQSFKPFEKNPSKQARYELYLDHLRQGDRDAVEQSLDSGMTEWERSREREEFVRASILYRPSSSSLTARFTSAKHDEDDGDTVEVSRDQEGDVDDKQAAVKMKMFGKLTRETFEWHPDKLLCKRFNVPDPFPGSGLVGMPKVKRDKFSVFNFLTVTESRETTAPPKPPETGKRSRWDISDQKKKIKEEEEGDASLPACSSSEQQTADGTKSVDQKSSDKKSNGDEEEEEDEEESRPPMDLFKAIFASSSDEKSSSSEGESEEEEKTKEDEGKVEPQALNLFNISSSVTSSSTSVTVSTCANQQTVKAPVSSRTSSQEEFGPKLPPPSAALGECSTSRPPPSEERPDNKRSREKKHKNKKQHKHKKDKKKKKHKKHKHKAKQQKKSKTEASDSSEDEEDGHVSTEELLKRLKSVQSRETW; this is translated from the exons ATGGCGTCGGACAGCGACGGCGACGAGGACTTCGTGTCTTACGGGACTCCTCTGGAGCCTCTGGAGGAAG ACGAGCCGAGGAAGAAGCCCGTCCCGCTCCACGAGCAGACGGTGAAAGATGAGAAGGGACGATTCCAGAGGTTCCACGGAGCGTTCACCGGAGGATTCTCAGCCGGTTACTACAACACGGTCGGCTCCAAAGAAG gCTGGGCGCCGGCGACCTTTGTGTCGTCGCGGCAACAGAAAGCGGAGAAACAACTCGCCAGGCCCGAGGACTTTATGGACGATGAG GACCTTGGCGAGCACGGCATCGCTCCCGCTCAGATCACCACCAGTCAGGAGTTCTCGTCCAGCCGCCGCGACGAGGCCCGAGAGAAGGCGAGAGCTGTCAACGCTCAGGCCGCTTTGATCCCCGGAGACactctgctggaggagctgatcGCACCCGCCAG GTCGTCCATCGGGGTGGAGCTGCTGAGGAAGATGGGGTGGAAGGAGGGTCAGGGCGTCGGGCCGCGCGTGAAGAGGAAAGCTCGTCGACAGCAGACGG gTGTTGGAGCCAGAGTTTACAGCTCTACGATGCCCCCCGCTGGTTCGGAGGACTCAGAG gacgacgacgacgacgactttGCCCCAGAGGACGTGACCTTCGCCCCGAAGGACGTGACCCCTGTGGACTTCAGTCCCAGGTCTGGAGTTCGTGGTCTGGGTTATCGCGGTCTGGACCCAGGCATGGCGCTGCTGGGCCGAGCGGCGCCCGAACACATCGACCTGTTCAAGCCTCAGTCCGAGACGAGGAGTCGTCTCTTCGGAGCCGCTCAGCGGGGCTCGCGCAGAGGAGGCGGAGTCGCTGGACAG gCGTTCGGTGTGGGCGCcctggaggacgaggacgaggacgttTACCACAAAGACTCCATGTCCCGGTACGACACGGAGCTCGGAGGAGAGGAGCCCGGAGACGGACTGTACGGCTGGACGGCTCCGCAGCAGTACACCAAGAGAAGAG ACAAAAGCAAAGACGCGTCATACCTCGGTAAGATCCTGGAGGGATTCACTCTGACCCAAAGAGCAGGCGAGGAGAAAACG ATCTTCCCTCCCCCGACGCTACCCCGCGACTACAGACCGGTCCATCGTTTCCATCTGACGTCCGTCAGTGTCTCTCGTCTGTCCGGGGTCAGTCCCGCTCTGGCCGAGGCCCTGAGGACGTCCAGGGGCCACATGGTCAAAGAGGATCCCCAACAAGGGGGACGGCACCAGCTGGACTCGGGCCAGAGGAGGGCGCTGCTGGGAGAGGACGTCCTGCAAG GTCCCAGTTCAgtgatggagctgctgaagcCTGAAGACCGGGATCGACTCCTCAACCTCCGCAACTCCTCCAACGCCACAGACTCACGCCACGCCACGAGCTCCGGTGGGTCGACGGCGGGATCGACTGCAGGGACCATGGCGGGGTCGATGGCGGAGAACGCGGCGAGGTCTTCAGCGGTGTCGTTGGCGGTGACGTCAGCGGTGGCGATGGCGAGGTCGATGGCGGGATCGATGGCGGGGTCTTCGTCGGTGTCGTCAGCTCTGAGCggcgccgcctcctcctccggcctccatcagcagcagcaggaggctctGGCGTCGTGGCGAGGCGTCCAGTCGTCCACACAGAGCTTCAAACCGTTTGAGAAGAACCCCAGCAAACAGGCTCGATACGAACTCTACCTGGACCACCTGcgacagggagacagag ACGCCGTGGAGCAGAGTCTGGACTCGGGGATGACGGAGTGGGAGCGCAGCAGGGAGCGGGAGGAGTTCGTCCGAGCCTCCATCTTGTacagaccctcctcctcctcgctcacCGCTCGCTTCACCAGCGCCAAACACGACGAGGACGACGGCGACACGGTGGAGGTCAGCCGCGACCAGGAG GGCGACGTGGACGACAAACAGGCCGCCGTCAAGATGAAGATGTTTGGAAAACTGACCCGAGAAACGTTCGAGTGGCATCCGGACAAGCTGCTCTGCAAGAGGTTCAACGTGCCCGACCCGTTCCCCGG CTCGGGTCTGGTGGGTATGCCGAAGGTGAAGAGAGACAAGTTTTCCGTCTTCAACTTCCTGACGGTGAcggagagcagagagacgacAG cTCCTCCGAAGCCTCCAGAGACCGGGAAGAGGTCGAGGTGGGACATCTCggaccagaagaagaagatcaaggaggaagaggagggcgacGCCTCTTTAcctgcctgcagcagcagcgagcagCAGACTGCCGACGGGACGAAG TCGGTGGATCAGAAGAGCTCGGACAAGAAGAGCAACGgcgacgaagaggaggaagaggatgaagaggagagcagGCCTCCGATGGATCTGTTCAAAGCCATCTTCGCCAGCTCCTCTGACGAGAAGTCGTCTTCAtcggagggagagagtgaagaggaggagaagacgaaggaggatgaggggaaagTGGAGCCTCAGGCTCTGAACCTCTTCAACATCTCCTCTTCCGtcacgtcctcctccacctcagttACCGTCTCCACCTGCGCCAACCAGCAGACAG TGAAAGCGCCGGTTTCGAGTCGGACGTCGTCTCAGGAGGAGTTTGGTCCGAAGCTGCCGcctccttcagctgctctcggtgagt GCTCCacctcccgccccccccccagtgagGAGAGACCCGACaacaagaggagcagagagaaaaaacacaagaacaagaagcagcacaaacacaagaaggacaagaag aagaagaaacacaagaagcacaaacacaaagcgaagcagcagaagaagagtaAGACGGAGGCGTCGGACAgcagcgaggacgaggaggacggacaCGTGTCCACAGAGGAGCTGCtcaagag aCTGAAGAGCGTCCAGTCACGTGAGACCTGGTGA